AAAAAACCTGGCACAGATATATATGTCAAACAAAGGGTAAAAGGTAGCATTCTCTGAAAAACTGGTAACTCAAAAACTGGCTCTACTAAGACAAGACATTTTTAGGAATGATCCATGAGAATAGtttatttaaatgatttcatgaaatggaaaaatggaaaaaatactaaGATATTTTATAAGTTATTTCCTATGcgtatataattatttattaaagacaGAAGAAAGTCCACCTCCCACATTAGTACATTTCTACAGTATTTAGAGTCCTGATAAAGCCATTTCCACTGTCAATGCACACTTCATATTTGCTCTCCCTAGCCTCCTTCCACCAAGTGTATGAAGTGCTTGCTATAGGAAACTTCTTCCTATCACTACTCATTTTCTGCCTTTGGGTTTTCCTCCCGTAatgccttcttcctcttcttgtgCAAGTGCTCTCCGTTTTCTTCTGGGGCCTCTTGTAAGTGCTGTGCTAAATCCGTTCCAGCCCTAACACTGACACTGATAATTAGACCAAAAAATagtgctaaaagaaaaagaacaagaaagaagcaaaagaaaggaaaaaataatattagtaaaATAATAAGGGGGATTATGAACAATAATTGGCTCGTGGTTTTGCTTTCATCACCTCTGCCAAAATTATCATGATCAAGACTATGATTATTTCTTTCATCCTCACTTGGATTTTCATCCTCTGTTCTGCTAGGAGAACCACTGCCCACACTACCCCCATTTCCTGGGGTTCTGCAGTCGGGGGGTGAATAGCCAGCCTCACAGTGGCAGTGCCTTAAATTGTTACAGACTCCTCTCCCATTGCACATTTCTGCAGGTTTGCAGTCATAGTTGAGCACAGTATGATCGGTGCAGGAGTAATCCATGCAGACTTTGTTTGGAGCACAAGCAGTGCCAGAGTGCACATCTCCCTCATCAGGGATATCAGTAATGTTATAGACATCCAAGCTCCAGCAGAAGTCATCTTCATAAGGAATCTGGATCAGTGTGTGATGGGGTTTGATGGCTGGGACCCGTCTAATATTTGTACATATAATTTTCCCACAAAATACATTATCATCAAAACACTTAACATATCTTGACATTGCCGAGGTGGGACGGCCACAGTTTCCAAACCGGTTCCCTTTGCTGTTTATTGAAATGTAACAGTTTTCTGGGGCAGACCGTGCAGTGTCCCCATACATAGCCATGCATTGGTTATCAGGGTTTCTGCATTGACCCCCAACACAGTAGTGCAGTCTACCGCAGGCCGTCCCATCTTGCTTATAGGTGTCCGTGGGGCACTCTGCAGAGATACCATCACAATACTCTGGGAGGTCACACTCTCCCGAAGCAGAACGGCACACGAATCCCTTATTTCTCAATCGGCAACCAAAACAGCAGAGTCCATCACTACATTCTGCACTCCCCTTCAGGCTACATGTTTGGTCACAGCACGGGTCAGTGTAACAGGCAGAACCACAGTCACACTGCTCCTCACCCTCCACCACACCATTTCCACAGTAGGAATCCCTACGCAAGCGGCCTTTGTGCCGCTGAGGGTTGTTAAATAGGCAGGCCCCTCTGTGATCCTGGAGGAACTGGTAGAAGTCGTCAGAGCTACAGTTGCTGAAGCCACTTTCTTTAGTGATATTGTCACGCATGAGGCAGAGGTGTTTGTCTTTACAAGTGCAGGCTGAGTGGTCGTGCCGAATACCCAAGTTGTGCCCAAGCTCATGGACCATGAGCGCTGCAAACAGGAGGACGTCTTCATGAGGGAAGGATTCAACAGCTGCTGCAAAACCACTGGAACAGGCACCATTGAGAAATGCCTGTCCCATACCCTGCTCAGGATGCTGTCCGACAATCATGTGGGCAACATCATGCTTCACACGATGGAGGAGCTTCTCTTGTCTCCAGCTGTTGAAATTCCCCAGTGTAACCTGCAGGTCCACTGGGACCTCTATGAGGTCCCCCTCGGTCCAAATCTCCATTCCAGCCAGCACCACCTCTGTGTTTATTGCCCTAGTGAAGCTGTTGGCCAGGGCAGTGATGTCCATCACTCTCTGGACCGTCTCACTGACGTTACTGCCCCACATTTGGAACCGCTGGTTGTTGACCACAACAAACATCTCCACGTACTTGGTGAGTGACCACAAGTAGGACAGCTCCCGTAGACCGCCAGGCTTCCTGCTCCCTTGTTGTCGGCTGGCGGACACCACTGGGCTGTCTTGGGAAGTGACACTGCAGGAGACTGGAGCTTGATGGGCCATGGTGTACAACACATGTTCAAACCATTTTGAAGAGTCCATGGGCTCAATGCCATAGGATTTTTCCTCCTTAATCAGGATGCCGCTGAGACCTGAACAGGTGTTGACAGAAACAAAAGAACCCGGGACTCCTTCTATGTAGCCTTCATAGTGACAGTCATGAGAGATGAAAGGCATTTCTTGTCCCCGGATGCCATTGTGGTAGCTGAAGACTGGAAAGTTCTTGATAAAATAGTCTGTCTTCACTTTCAGGTGAATCAGCTGTTTTTGGCCCTGCATAGATATCACATAAGATGCCTTTTGCCTTTGGTCTTGCCTTCCTTCAACTGTCACAGCCTTGGGGATGACTATTTCATAGGATGAGGAATATACTGATCCCAGGTCACAGCACAAGCTTGGCAGGAAACTCAATACCAACACCAGCACCATCCCCAACCTGACACGTGAAGATCCTGGCAGCAGTACCAGCGCCAGGCCCTTCGTCTGGGCAGCCCAGGTCTGAAGCACTCTGCCAGTCTCATACATAACCACTTGGTTCTTCTGTAGAGAAGGCAAGGAGGAGGCAGGATCTTTCACAAAGATGGCCACTGTCATGGCCCCAGTGAATCAGTGATTGATGCAGGGCCTGTGTCCATGAGCACCAGTGCCCTTTGATATGCAGACCCTTAAGTACTGGGATTAGTTCTGGGTGTTTGCTGGCTGTATAAAGGGTGGGTACTGCCTCCTTTTGAGAGCAACTGCTTACCTCCAGCTGTGTCCTTTCTATTCTCTCTGACCTCTGTATTATACTTCAGATAGTGTCCTCTGTTGCTTCGTTCCAAAGCTTTAACTTCTGTGATTCTTGGCTATAGTCCTTTTGATATATGGTGACGTAATCACTAAGGACTGCAAACTGTAAATTGCAAGATTGTActttaagaaggaaataaaacctGCGTGACATTCTCAGCTATGCCACACGGAACACCCTCAACTCCTGTATCCGTTGCTCAGCCAACTCTTAATGTTCCAGAACAGAGGATTTGGAGATCATTGGTGGGCACACTCCATTGCCAATTTCCCCTCTTCTAAAACTCTTGCTCTGTAACACATGAGCATCATACTCAGGATTTATTGATTCCTCAATGAGGCTTTATAGTGATATTCACAGCTCTCAAGCCAGACCGTTTGATAAGGCAGGGGTGGCTGCCCTGTGCCGAGAATATATCCAAAAGGGCCGGTGATTATGGGGCAAGGGTCAAGACTCCAATTTTTTATAATGATCAAAATTTAGTTTCTCGAGTTTTATTTATAACACTCCATTAAATGTGTCTGGGAGATGCCAACAGAGCAGTCTTCACATATGTGTGATTATCTGGCCACAATGGCTGGTAACTCCAGGTCCACTGCCTTCTCTGGATGGCTTGGATATTTTGGTACCCTAAAATTATATCAGTTGAAAATTAGGTAGCTCAAAAGTCTTCCCTGTGTTAGAAAATGACCTATATGTATCCAGTGCCCACTTCTGTTTTCATCCTTATATGCCCAGGTTCAAGAATAGATGAACtacccagccactgtggctcagtggttgagcagtgatgTGTGTAACAGGAGGCCACTGGTTGGATTCtatatcagggcacatacctaggtttttgGCTTGGACTTCAGCAGGGATCATGCTGgaagcaacccatcaatgttgatgtttttctctcatagttgtttttatctccctcttctttcatctctctcaaaatcagtaaaaacattttttaaaaagagtagaggAACTAGAGTTACTTATTGAAGGAATAAATGACTCCCAGTTAAGAGTACTGTCGTGTCTCATCTGTTGTATGTTATTTGTTGTGCTTGTGTCATGCCTGCCCTGAAAGAATGAAAGTGTCTCTAGGAAAACCCACAACTATTCTGAGGAATGGCACTTTCCTGACCTCAAAATGTACCTCCCTTTTCCAACATTTTGCTGGTCAATTCACTTCCCTAATGTACTTGGACATGGAGACACTATTTGAGTCGCCTGTATCTAAGTTTTCCTCTGACTCAAGTGAATAAATTGTCCATATTCCAATCTAAGGCCAGTCCTCCTACTTGTGTGTGGGGGTCTACTTCCCTTTCAATTTCTCATGGACTTAACTTTTCCAACTGTCCCTtctgtgttttatatataaaatatctgtTTATCCATTAGATCCCATCTTATTATATGCTATAATATTTCATCTTTATCAAAtcatcactctttttttaaatgttattgtttaaggtattacaaatagtagtacatatgtctctttttttccccccactgacctccccccggcctcccctaccccccggcacttgccctcatccccccgcccccagtgtcttgggtctgttggttgtgcttatatacatgcatacaagtccttcggttcaTCTCTTACCCTCCtaaccctcccctatcttcccactgtagtttgacagtctgttcgatgcttctttacttctgtctatttttgttcaacagtttgtaatgttctttattatccataaatgagtgagatcaagtggtatttatctttcactgactggcttatttcacttagcataatgctctccagatccatccatgctgttgcaaatggtaagaattccttcttttttacagcagcatagtattccagtgtgtagatgcaccacagttttctaatccattcatctgctgaggggcatttaggatgtttccaaatcttagctagtgtaaattgcgctgctatgaacataggggcgcatatatcctttctgattgatatttctgttttcttgggatatattcctagaagtgatattactgggtcaaatggcagttccatttttaattttttgaggaaatgccatactgttttccacagtggctgcaccagtctgcattcccaccagaagtgaagaaaggttcctttttctctgcatcctcgccagcacttgtcacttgttgatgataaccattctgacaggtgtgagatggtacctcattgttgtttttatttgcatctcttggatgattagtgactttgagcatgttttcatatgtctcttggctttctgaatgtcctctttcaaagagtgtctatttaggtccttagcccatttttgttattggattgtttatctttc
This region of Eptesicus fuscus isolate TK198812 chromosome 23, DD_ASM_mEF_20220401, whole genome shotgun sequence genomic DNA includes:
- the LOC129148102 gene encoding disintegrin and metalloproteinase domain-containing protein 1a-like; the encoded protein is MTVAIFVKDPASSLPSLQKNQVVMYETGRVLQTWAAQTKGLALVLLPGSSRVRLGMVLVLVLSFLPSLCCDLGSVYSSSYEIVIPKAVTVEGRQDQRQKASYVISMQGQKQLIHLKVKTDYFIKNFPVFSYHNGIRGQEMPFISHDCHYEGYIEGVPGSFVSVNTCSGLSGILIKEEKSYGIEPMDSSKWFEHVLYTMAHQAPVSCSVTSQDSPVVSASRQQGSRKPGGLRELSYLWSLTKYVEMFVVVNNQRFQMWGSNVSETVQRVMDITALANSFTRAINTEVVLAGMEIWTEGDLIEVPVDLQVTLGNFNSWRQEKLLHRVKHDVAHMIVGQHPEQGMGQAFLNGACSSGFAAAVESFPHEDVLLFAALMVHELGHNLGIRHDHSACTCKDKHLCLMRDNITKESGFSNCSSDDFYQFLQDHRGACLFNNPQRHKGRLRRDSYCGNGVVEGEEQCDCGSACYTDPCCDQTCSLKGSAECSDGLCCFGCRLRNKGFVCRSASGECDLPEYCDGISAECPTDTYKQDGTACGRLHYCVGGQCRNPDNQCMAMYGDTARSAPENCYISINSKGNRFGNCGRPTSAMSRYVKCFDDNVFCGKIICTNIRRVPAIKPHHTLIQIPYEDDFCWSLDVYNITDIPDEGDVHSGTACAPNKVCMDYSCTDHTVLNYDCKPAEMCNGRGVCNNLRHCHCEAGYSPPDCRTPGNGGSVGSGSPSRTEDENPSEDERNNHSLDHDNFGRGDESKTTSQLLFIIPLIILLILFFPFFCFFLVLFLLALFFGLIISVSVRAGTDLAQHLQEAPEENGEHLHKKRKKALREENPKAENE